The Ascidiaceihabitans donghaensis genome includes the window CAAGCCACTTCCGCACTCTGAGCAAGCATTCAGTGAAAACCCGCATAGGTCAGCATGTTCACATCTGTACCAAGTGCGACCATCCTTGGTTGGGAAAGCTACCAGATGGCCACCGCATTCCCCACAGATGTGATCTACTTGTTCGGATGCATCACTTCCAACTGCACCGTATGAGGGATCGTCCAACAACTCAGTGACAAAAGCTGATTGTTTAATTGCTTGGGCGGAGTTTGTTGAAAGCACTACCAGCTATTCATCGAACTCCGCCTATTGCATGAAGAACTCTTAGCTCTGATCGATCAGATCACCCAATGTCCTGCTTGTAGGTCATGGATGTCGTATGACTGCTTCAATTAAGGCTCACGGTTCTTCCAGAATTGATCAGCATCCCAAGACAGGTTGTTTGTGGGAACCGCGCCAACGTTGAAGATTTCCTCTGCCAAGTCATACATGACCGTTGCCAAGCCAGTGCGGCGGTATGGCATTTCAACATGGATGTTCTCACACCGACATGCGTCCTTGGCACCTGAGAACTGCGCCCAGCCGATACGATCAACACGTGTTTCGTCTGAATAGACTTCCAGCCACAGACATCCTTGATCGTGTGGCATCGTTGCCGTTCTGATGTCGTAAAGTTCAGTGCTTGGTGCACTATTTGACTGATCAGGAGGCTGAACAGTTGCAAGCAACTGTAGCACATTATGACGTTTCTCATCGAATTGGATTTGCTGAAACTCTTTGAATGGCGCTCTGATCATTCGGCAACTCCCCATCTGTGCGCGGTGTTTGGTTGTTGCCCTTCAGTAATACCCTCGCCTTCAGTGTGTTCCGTATCATATTGGAAAATCAGCTTCTGGATCGCTTCAGTAACTACATCTCCCAGCCGCTGCTGTGTTGCAGCCGCATGAATTTTTGCATCCCACAAAGCATCTGGGTCGATGTTTCTAATAGTTGTTCGACTCGTCATTGTTGTCTCCTTGTAATTGACGGTTCGAATGTATTTAGTCGGTCTGGTCCAATTTGGTGGACAGTTACCACGATGCCTGAACGTATAGGTTCGGCGTGGTGGAAAATGTCAAAGACGCGAGAGAAGTATTGCGCACTGAAATCCTCGTAAGTGTTTATTCTTCATGAATAAAACAAGAAAATAATTTGCGTAGATGGGTTGAAACGCCAGTGCTTGATTTCTACTTGATGTGTAAGCAGTAGCTTAGCTGCGAAATCGCGAGGTCCAACTCCTCGCCGTGCTATGAAAGATCAAGCATGACTTATGACAAGCCAACCGCAGTTGCGGCACCAAATCCTGTCACCTCTTGTAGTCCTGAGGTGATGACATGAGGATTTTTCCTAATTTCATTAAGACGACACTGAAAGAAGATCGTGAGTTTTATCGTGCGCTGCTGGACGCGTTCGACTCAGGTCCTTCGCAGAACCAGTTGCGGATACTTTCCTTGGTGAAACATCATCACCTCGACCACAATCGCGATCTGACCTCTGAGTTATATCACTCACTTCTGAATACGTTGGCCGATCTCGATGTCGGGCCGCCGAGTGTGCAGATCAATACACACAACAAAGAAATGGGATCGTGGTATCATATCCCTGGTCGGGGAAAGCTGCACAAAGGTAGGACCCATGATCAATGTCTTGCTATGCGAGGCACCTCTCGACGAAAGATGTGGGACAAATTGGTCGAAGCCAGTGGATATACGGGTGGCGAGTTAGACATTCTATTGGCCATCGAAGACACTCAGATTGCCGAGCTTCGTGAAACAGTCATTGAGGTAACGAATGATTTGGAACGAAAAGTCGAAATCAAGCTGGGCCAATTGGAGTCCGTGTTTTGCGAAATGTTAGAACAAATCGATCAACGGGTAACACTGTTAGAGCAACGATAAGGTAGTCGTGATGGGGACTTTTCTTATCGCTTCTACTGACTGTGAATAAATAGTGCCGACAGGCACTTTTCAAAGTATTCAGTATAGAGGTTTGAGAAGCGAAGCGTATCAAACCTCTATCTGAGTATGATGTAATTGGAGGCTGATCGTCTTAATATTATTATATCATGCTTTTTCGGTGGTCTGAACGGATAATGTTGAATGAAAACAAGTTTATAACGCCCCTCAAAAGATCAAGAGCGGCTCAAGCCGCCACGTTTCGATAGGTGATCTGGGCCTTTCTTGAGGTTTACTTGATCCTAATGGCGGCATTCCTTAGGAGCCAATCGTTCGATAATCTGGAGCATATCAGGATTTTGGGTGCGCGGATCAGCGATGCCATGGTTCTCCTGAATCTCAGCAATGGCATCTTTGTGCAATCGCACCGCCAAGAGAAGCCTTGGTGTAAACCCCGTAGGCCAATCGACCGCCCCAAACTTCTCAACCAAAATCGGTTCCAGCAGTTGCATGAATCGATCTTCAGTCATGAGCTTCACCTTTCGTCTGTAGACGGTCGGGATGTCTATCTGGCGACCGCCGAGTCTGCGCCTGATCGAGTTTTTGTGACAAAGCATCTCGAAGAGGGCCTGCTTGTCCTGACCTGAAACCAGCAGATCAGAACCCGTCGTCTGGTTGGCAAGCAACATTGCCCAAGGCATCACCCGACCCTGCAAGGCTGAACACAGCCGTGCGACCATCAGAGGCCGTAACTGTCATCAGATTGCCCGCTGCTGTTGCGTTCCAGAGCGATGTGTAGATACCACCGCAAACCGTGCATTCAGTATTGATCCGACCACCTTCTGCCCAAGCTGTCATGCCAAATGTCGCCCCATCGACATCAAAGCTGACCTGCCCACCAGAGATCGGCTGCCCCCCAAGTTCAACATACAGGCCACCGTTCTCGCCCAAGTCGTTGCAGGTGAATGTTATGGAGTTCCCTTGGTTATCCCGTGTTGCACTCTCGTATACGCCCTGGCCACCACCAAAGGTCCATCGATCATTTCTGGGCGGCGTAGGGCCTGTTGCCGCCTGGTGGCCCTCACAGCGGCTCCAAGAGGACGTAAAGCCATTTCGTTCTATTCTGACGCCAGTCGATGTCGGTGTGATTGTCATGCGTTCGGAATACGTGCTGCCTTCAGCAGAACAGACTGCTGTGAATCTAATGCTGCTATCCATAGGGGTAGGATTGGTCAGGTCGCATCGGTTCTCAACACCGTCAAGGACGCCGTTCTGAATGGCAAGCGCACCACCATCCATCCCGATCTGATCAGGTGAACACGACCACATTAAACCTGTCGGCTGGTAGAGGCCATCGATGCCCTGCGCCGAAACCGCATTTGATGTAACGAATGCGATTAAGGGGATGCTTGTTAGAAGCCTTTTCATCGAACCCATCACCACAGGCAGGTCGTGGACTGGAGGTTCTGCGAACCTTGGACCAAATACTTCACGAACCGTGTGGCAGTTCCATCAGGATAGGATCGATGGATGTTCACCTCGATGACATCCGTCAAATATACATCATGACCTTGTGCAATACCGTATCGCTGGCTTTGCTCGGCCAAGCAGTCTCTGACGTTCTGACGCTCCACACCTTTGGCAACCCAGAAGCCGATCCCGACGACGATTGCGCCTCCGATGACCCATTTCACCAATGCTCCCATTATTCGTCAGCCTCCACGGTAATAAGGTCCTGAATACTCACCGTTCCACCTGTTGCATTAACTATCGCCTGCAACGTTCTGCGTGACGGAATATTGATACCATCACGGGCGCGAAGAACCGTTGGTGCGCTCAGCCCACAGCGATCCCCGAATACCTTCAGGCTAAGATTATTTTGGGTGAGGTAATCCTTTAATGTCATAAGAGCATTACCTAACGTGTAATATATGATTCGTCATGAGTAATTTACATGTTTGTTGCATTTTCTTACAAATCGTTACACGGTGTGAAATGGCAACTTCACACCGCGACTCACTGGAACACCTCTTCGACCGCATCAGGCTTGCACGGGAACGGTCGGGTATGACTAAGGAAGATGCGTCTGCTGCACTTGGAGTCAGCAAGGTCCAGATTTGGCGGCTAGAGAACAAGTCGAACACGGTCAGTGCAGAACGATTATTTGAAATCGCTGATCTTTACGGCGTAGACCCTAGGAAGCTTTTGCATGGCGAAAAAGCTGCTGAGGCACCGCACAAGCTTTATGCCCGAATCGGGGAGGTTGTTGCCATGGTCGAAGAAGAAGCCCAGCGCCTTGATGTTAAACCACCACCACATCTGGTCGGCGAGGCTGTCGTCGAAATCCTGCGTCAGGAAACTAGACAGCAAACAACACCAGACATCACCCCTCTTGATGCCATGAAGTATCAGGGCCTCGTCTCACTCCTTTTTAAGCAGATTTCAGACTTATGATTAGAAGCCCAATTACCCTACAACTCCAGTCAATGTCCGTGTGCGTCAAAACCCTGACGTGTTGGCGTTCTGCTTCATCTTTGATTTGTGAGAGATATCTGGACCCTGGGTGGCGTATGACAGGACGCCGCGCAATACTGCAAACGATAGCATCTAAAGACATCGATTCTTTCAAAGATTGTTGGAGTACAAAACCGTGAATGACATGCCAAAGAAGGTCAAAGTCAGCCCTACGAAGGCGTTCTTTGTACGAATGATCACAAGAGACATTACTCTTGAGGACAGTATCCTAGATCTTATAGACAATAGCGTCGACGGGGCGTGGAAGAACGAAGGTAGCCGACCTGCTGGACTGGCTGAAAATGTCGATCTGAAAAAATATCAGATCGAAATAACAGCAAATGAAACTGAATTTTCGATAAGTGATAACTGTGGCGGCATGAGCCTCGAAGACGCTGTGGAATACGCTTTCAGTTTTGGCCGCCGAGAAGATGATCCAACGGATGAATTTTCGATCGGCGTCTACGGAATTGGTATGAAAAGAGCGGTTTTTAAGCTAGGCGAGAACATCTCGATCCATAGCACTACAAATGATCAAAATGGTGACAGACTAGGTTTCAGAGTTCCGATCGATGTCAATGACTGGTTGACCATTCATGATGGGCCTTGGGATTTCGATCTAGTTCCAGACAATCCCGAAGAGCAGACTGGCGTTCGCATTGCCGTTACCAATCTAACGCGATCTACCAAGGTTGCCTTTGGCAACCCCGCATTTATCCAACAATTGGCCAGAGTGATCAGTCGGGATTACGCGCTTCACCTCAACCAGGGCCTGAATATCTTGGTCAACGGAAAGAAGGTTACGGGTTGGGAAATCACTTTCAAATCAAGTGATGAGTTTGAACCAGTAAGATTTGACTTCGTTGATGAGGCTGATGGTCAGCCCGTTTCGGTTGAAATAATTGGTGGGATGGCCGAGGTTCCTCCCGATGGACTTGAGCCAGATGAAAGAGGGCGAAAGCAAGACCCTTACGGATGGTATATTGTTTGCAATGGTCGAATTGTACTTGCCGCCGACAAGACTGAAATTTCAGGTTGGGGAGATGCTTGGCCAAAGTGGCACCCTCAATATGCTGGTTTTATCGGCTTGTTGGTCTTCTCTGCAAAGAGCGCCGCAGATTTACCTTTGACTACTACGAAACGTAGCGTTGATAGGGCTTCTGGTGTTTTTCGGCGGTCTCGGCCACATCTAGGTAAAATTTCGCAGACTTGGATCGACTACACTAACAAGCGAAAAACTATGAATCGCGCTGGTGACGAAAAACAAGAAGAAGTTAAAAAGCTTGAGAATGCGACCGTTCCAGTCTCCGTTTATGCTGTCCAGCCAAAAGCAGCGATGATCTTGCCAAAGTTTAGCAGAGAGGTTCGAGGCGAAAAGCAAGCCAACATTGCGTATTCGGTACCAGTCTCTAAAGCGAGAGCATTGGCGAGAGGGCTTGGAAATCAGAACCTAAGCTACCGAGAAATAGGTCTTCAGTCCTTCGAATATGCTTTTGAAGACCTGGCTGGGGACGATTAATGCCTTCGTTCAATGCTATCAACTACAGCACCCGACCCAGCAAAACCATTCAGCGTCAGGTCATATTCAGTTGCCTTGAACGTCTTTCACCGATCTTGGGGCTAAACAATGCTGCATATATCGGATTTGGCTCTATCTGGTTCACAGATTTCGTCCTTGCCCATAATCGTCTCGGCATTGAGCGTATGGAATCGATAGAGAGTGATGACGTTGGATTTAGCAGAGCTAACTTCAACAAGCCCTATTCAATGGTCAGTGTCCATTCTGGCCATTCAAATGAGGTCTTACCCAATCTACTTGACGATGTTGAGCTTATCGCGCGGCCATGGGTTATCTGGCTTGATTATGACGGTGGACTGACAGAATCTGTTATCGAGGATGTGCGCACGTTAATCGAGCAAGCACCCGAAAACAGCGTTCTGCTTTACACCGTTAGCGCGGCTGGTAACAAATATGGCAACCCTAGAGAGCGCCGCGAAGACCTTCAAAACCTTTTTGGACCTGTCGTGCCAGATGATCTTGCCATAGGAGCCTGCAAGAACGAACGATTACAAGCCACACTGGCTGAGTATGGCCTCGAATTTATGAGGTCGGTAGCCGCTGAGGCCAATCGTCTCGGTGGTTTCATGCCAGCGTTCAGTGTCGCATATAAAGACGGATCTCCGATGGTAACGGTTGGTGGCGTACTTGCAACTGAAGGTAACTCCCATGCTGTCAGAGAGGTGACAGAAGCCGCCGACTGGCAGGGGATTGTCGATGAGTTGATTACTGCGCCCCATCTAACTGTAAGAGAGTCGGCGGGTATCCAGGCCCTACTCCCATGCGGAAACGACATCAGCAGGCAGCAAATTCAAGCACTCGGCTTCGATCTATCTGAAGAAGAGATTGCGATATTTCAAAGATACTACAAGCAGTATCCAAGCTTTGCGCAAGTGGTCTTCTAGAATGGACCAGCACGATCGACATCCGCACAGCATCACTGTAAGAACAACCCTTGGGGGTGCTTTCAATGAAGATCGTTGACTTATTCTGCGGATGCGGTGGATTCTCACTCGGCGCTCAGAATGCTGGCTTTGAAACTGTTCTCTCAGTTGATGTAGACCCAATTCTAACGTCATCGTATCGCAAGAATTTCCCAAGTTCTAATCTGAAATTGCAGGATGTAGGTGGCCTGTCTGGTTTGGAATGTATTGGCATGACGAGGGGTAACATAGATGGGATCATTGGTGGTCCCCCATGCCAAGGATTTAGCTCCATTGGCAAACGCGATTCAGACGATCCTCGTCGGAGTCTACTGGGTCACTTCTTTAGGATAGTTGAAGAAGTGCAGCCAAAATTCTTTGTCATGGAAAATGTCAAAGGCATCCTACACGGTCATAGCTCTGAGCTTCTATTTAAGGGAATAGACTTGGTCAAAGACGGTTTTGATCTTCTTGGCCCAATAGTTCTGGACGCTGCGGATTTTGGTGCCGCTACCAAGCGCCCCAGGGTGTTCGTAATAGGCTTCAGAAAAGATTTGGGTGTAGTAGCCGAAAAAAAGCTGCTTGATGATCTGCAAAGACCTCCAACAACTGTAAGAGATGCCATCTCTGACTTGGTGAACCCAACTCCCGTCGCCGAAGAGCGTGGAGGCTTTGAGATTTGGCAAGCAGATCGGAGAAGAAAACTTAGCCCTTATGCTTCAAACTTGGTAACTAGTGACCGTCAATTTTCGGGCAACGCACTTACGAAACATACAGATGCTGTTCTGAAACGGTTTTCCACTGTTGAGCAGGGCAAGACCGACAAGGTTGGTAGACATCCAAGGTTAAATTGGTTGGGGCAAGCGCCGACACTGAGAGCAGGAACAGGATCGGACAAAGGGTCTTTTCAATCTGTTAGACCGATTCACCCCGAACAACACCGCGTTATAACTGTGCGGGAGGCTGCACGGTTGCAAGGATTTCCCGATCATTTCGATTTCCATCCGACTGTGTGGCACTCGTTCAGAATGATCGGAAATAGTGTTTCCCCTATACTGTCAGAAGCTGTGCTTCGTTTTGTTCGAACTTCGATTGAGCAATCAAAAGTCTTGCCGAAAAGGTCTATTCAGCCGAGAGATGCACCAGTATCGATATTGGCGAGTTGATACAGGCGGGTGAGCGTGGTCGCTAAATTTTTGACCAATCCACTTGGGGATAGTCCACTAGACCGATCTCGTTGCTGAGTTCACCCACTTCGAACCCGTTGCCATAGATATCGAAAGCGTCCGTGTTACCGCCTGTCCAACCACCCAATGCTTTGCCAATCTCGCGGTCCACACGACCCCTTCGCAATGCATCACGAAAGTTGTGACGGAACGAATGGAACTTGTGCTTCGGCCCATGTGCACCGATCCCTTTGAGGTAGCGGTTCACCTTCTTACTGAAGTTGGTTGAATAATACCCATCAACCCCACGAGTGATGTCACCGAACAGCTTTGCATCCCTTGGCCGCGCTGCATGGAAATCCAACAGACCGAAATCAATCAACCGTGGGTGCATTGGGACAAAGCGGATCGAACTGCTGGTCTTCACAGACTTATCGTCGTCACCCGTGGTGCTGATGTGCGTGACATCGAAGCCCCAGACATTTTCTTCCAGTTTGATATCCGCCACATCCAACTGGCAGATTTCGTTCGAACGCATACCATTCCAAAGTGCGATCAGAGGCACCCAGAACAAGCTGCTTTCACGTTCTTGGTCCTGATACACCCGACTGCGAAAGATGACATTCAACTGTTCGTTGGAGAACGCTTCGCGCTTGTCTTGCTTTCGCACAGGGTCGGCCACTTTGATCTCAGCATAGGCGGTGGGCATCCGATCCATCATTCCCTTGCGGTGGCAATAGGCCAAGAAAGTCAGCAGCCAGCGTAGATAGTTGTTCACACCAGTTGGTGATAACTTTGGCATCTTCTTTCGCTCAGCTATGTCAGCAAGCTCATCCAAGGTGTGTTTGTCCGCGTCAGGCAGCTTCATGAAGTTTGGTGGAAGCCTGGCGATAAGATCACGCACACGTTCACAATCCGCCTCGGTGATGTCACCGACAGGTGCGTCGTCGCCGAGGATTTGAAATACTACGCCAAGGTAACCTCTGATCGACTTCTTAGTTTTGTCGGTACGCAGCTTGGTCGGGTTGTTCAGGAACTTTTCCATCAATGCGGTTAGACTTGGCGTCGGTTCGGGTGGCATAGCAAGTTGATCACTCAACGCTGTAAACGGATGTGGTTGACCCGTCGCGAGATTGATGAACATTGGGTTCGGGTTTTCGTGAATTGAGTAACCCTCCAGCACAGCCAATTCGGCTCGTTTGGCGTCAATGAAAGCATCAGCACAGACCTTCAATAACTGTTGGTATGCCGTTGAGTTCTTCGGGAATAGAACTTGGTTCTCATCCATAAGCTGGTGTGCCCTGATCTCTGTCATGGGGATGGTGTCGTGGTTAGCCCGAAGCTCTGCCACCGCACCCTTTATGGCTGCGGCACGAGTATCCACAAACTCAGCCCAAGATAGGCCGCTTTGCTTCTGGTCGTTAATCAAGTCCGATTGTGCCTGTGAGTGACGGGCGTATTCCTCGCGCCCCAAGGCGATCAACTGTTCCTCTGTGAGTTCAGTGATCGTTTCACGGATATCCTCCAAGCGACGATACACTGCATTTATTTCACGACGCTTCTGCTGGGTCGCCGCAGTCGCCCGCTGAAGGGCCTCGGCTTTGCTTGATGTCTTCAGTGATACCCAATGTTCCTTGCGCTTTAACCGCTTCTGCATCGACTTTGGCACCTGCACACGGACATACCATTTGTTGCCACGAAGGAAGATTTTGGGGACTGATACACGTGGGTTCATGACTGCTACTGTAGCAGTCTATTGTAGCAACGCAAGTTGCACAAAGCCTTGTTTTGCAGTATCGTTCTGAAAAACAAGGATTAAAAGTGTGGGTGGCGGAGACGAAGGGATTCGAACCCTCGAGACCCTTCCGAGCCTACTCCCTTAGCAGGGGAGCGCCTTCGACCACTCGGCCACGTCTCCGCTGGTGGGTCTATCCCGTAACGCGATATACGTGCAAGGGGTTTCTTGAACTTTCTTCAACGCCGCGATGTTGCGGTTAGTCTTTGAAAAGGAGGAACAATTAGCCGCTTCACGATAAGGTTCAATACGAAATTACTGGACTCGTTTTGCAATGTCTTCACTGAGCGGGCCCAGGGCGGAGGTTTCCAGAAACTGTTGCCACATGCGCTGGCCAAAGGCTGTGTTCATGTGGGCCATGTCTTGTGCTTGGGTCTGGATAAGTTTCCGATCAGAGCCGTATTGGGACTGAGTGAACCCGGTGTGTGTCATGGTGTCGGGGGGTTGTGCGATATGTGTGATCCCCACATTAGCCATCGCCTCGCGCAGTCGACTATCGACAAGGGTCCACCCGCGTGCATGACCCTGTAGGTCCATCGTTTGAAAGCGCTTGCGCGACGTCAAAGCGGCGTTGCGTCTTGGAATGCTAGAGTACCACAGCTTCGGGGTGGTCCAATGGTGCCACTGCGGACCCGGCACAACGCGGTGCACCAAGTCCTGTACGATGCTTTCGAACGCTGTGTGCGACATGTTCTGTTTGAAGGTGGTGGTTTCGAACCCATCGATATTGAACGATAGTAAAATCTCGTTCATGGCCGATTGTGGAACTTGCCAGACGCCTGCGTTCCAGACGTGATCGAATTGGCTTAGGTCCAATAAAATTCGTGAAGATGCCATAATCGTTTCATCTTGCAGCATGTCATCTGGCAATCCAAAACGCATGTCTTTGCGTAGAAAGGTTTTCCTGTATTTCTTGCCGCCAATGGCCAAAAAAGACACGTCGATGCGCGGGAAATCGCCCTTCATCTCGTCCCATGCCGTCTTTAAGGCTGCGACGTGGGATGAGCCTAGGACTGCGATACGTGTCATTTGATCCAAAGTGCCCCGATAAATCGTGTGATGGTGAAAGCGTTGGCTGTTATTTTAGTGGAACGCATGGGATAAGAAACTGTCCCACATGCAGACCCCGAAGGCGGTGTTCATATGCGCTGTATCCACAGAACCGTCAGTGCTGACTGGTTTTTCGGTTCCAAATTTCTGTTTTGTAAATCCGTAAGCGTCCAAAGTGCAATCTGGTTGCGGTACACGCTGGATCGCAACCGCTGACATGCGCGCGTTAAGGTGCTTGTCCGCGGTGTCCCATACGCGCTTGAAGGAATGCGGTTCCCCGGTGTGATACAGTGCATCTTGCCGCGCGATTTCATTGCGCCGCGGCACTGTGGAAAAGAACAATCGCCCGGGTGTCCAGTTGTGCCAGGCTGTGTCTGGCATGGCTTTGGTGGTGATGGCATCCAGACACGCATGAAACGTGGCCTGTGACATGCAATGGGCATGGCCAGAGGTCTCGAACCCGTCGATATTGAAATCGACACACAGCTCTAGCATCGGCTTTTGCAAGAAGGTCCAACCGCCTACATGCCAAACAACATCAAAGGTGCTTAAATCAACAAGGCCCCGTAACCGTCTGGGGGTTGCGTCGTCGCTGCGCATATCGTCTGGAAGGCCAAACGTCATATCCGGCCTAAGCGATGTTTTCAAAAAGCGGGCGCGGTTCATGCCAAAGTGTT containing:
- a CDS encoding DNA cytosine methyltransferase, which codes for MKIVDLFCGCGGFSLGAQNAGFETVLSVDVDPILTSSYRKNFPSSNLKLQDVGGLSGLECIGMTRGNIDGIIGGPPCQGFSSIGKRDSDDPRRSLLGHFFRIVEEVQPKFFVMENVKGILHGHSSELLFKGIDLVKDGFDLLGPIVLDAADFGAATKRPRVFVIGFRKDLGVVAEKKLLDDLQRPPTTVRDAISDLVNPTPVAEERGGFEIWQADRRRKLSPYASNLVTSDRQFSGNALTKHTDAVLKRFSTVEQGKTDKVGRHPRLNWLGQAPTLRAGTGSDKGSFQSVRPIHPEQHRVITVREAARLQGFPDHFDFHPTVWHSFRMIGNSVSPILSEAVLRFVRTSIEQSKVLPKRSIQPRDAPVSILAS
- a CDS encoding ATP-binding protein → MPKKVKVSPTKAFFVRMITRDITLEDSILDLIDNSVDGAWKNEGSRPAGLAENVDLKKYQIEITANETEFSISDNCGGMSLEDAVEYAFSFGRREDDPTDEFSIGVYGIGMKRAVFKLGENISIHSTTNDQNGDRLGFRVPIDVNDWLTIHDGPWDFDLVPDNPEEQTGVRIAVTNLTRSTKVAFGNPAFIQQLARVISRDYALHLNQGLNILVNGKKVTGWEITFKSSDEFEPVRFDFVDEADGQPVSVEIIGGMAEVPPDGLEPDERGRKQDPYGWYIVCNGRIVLAADKTEISGWGDAWPKWHPQYAGFIGLLVFSAKSAADLPLTTTKRSVDRASGVFRRSRPHLGKISQTWIDYTNKRKTMNRAGDEKQEEVKKLENATVPVSVYAVQPKAAMILPKFSREVRGEKQANIAYSVPVSKARALARGLGNQNLSYREIGLQSFEYAFEDLAGDD
- a CDS encoding O-methyltransferase yields the protein MPSFNAINYSTRPSKTIQRQVIFSCLERLSPILGLNNAAYIGFGSIWFTDFVLAHNRLGIERMESIESDDVGFSRANFNKPYSMVSVHSGHSNEVLPNLLDDVELIARPWVIWLDYDGGLTESVIEDVRTLIEQAPENSVLLYTVSAAGNKYGNPRERREDLQNLFGPVVPDDLAIGACKNERLQATLAEYGLEFMRSVAAEANRLGGFMPAFSVAYKDGSPMVTVGGVLATEGNSHAVREVTEAADWQGIVDELITAPHLTVRESAGIQALLPCGNDISRQQIQALGFDLSEEEIAIFQRYYKQYPSFAQVVF
- a CDS encoding topoisomerase DNA-binding C4 zinc finger domain-containing protein, producing MLSTNSAQAIKQSAFVTELLDDPSYGAVGSDASEQVDHICGECGGHLVAFPTKDGRTWYRCEHADLCGFSLNACSECGSGLPEERDESGLKTCACGAEYPSCPQCENGWLVERRGRYGRFLGCVSYPRCKGKMKATPQN
- a CDS encoding site-specific integrase is translated as MNPRVSVPKIFLRGNKWYVRVQVPKSMQKRLKRKEHWVSLKTSSKAEALQRATAATQQKRREINAVYRRLEDIRETITELTEEQLIALGREEYARHSQAQSDLINDQKQSGLSWAEFVDTRAAAIKGAVAELRANHDTIPMTEIRAHQLMDENQVLFPKNSTAYQQLLKVCADAFIDAKRAELAVLEGYSIHENPNPMFINLATGQPHPFTALSDQLAMPPEPTPSLTALMEKFLNNPTKLRTDKTKKSIRGYLGVVFQILGDDAPVGDITEADCERVRDLIARLPPNFMKLPDADKHTLDELADIAERKKMPKLSPTGVNNYLRWLLTFLAYCHRKGMMDRMPTAYAEIKVADPVRKQDKREAFSNEQLNVIFRSRVYQDQERESSLFWVPLIALWNGMRSNEICQLDVADIKLEENVWGFDVTHISTTGDDDKSVKTSSSIRFVPMHPRLIDFGLLDFHAARPRDAKLFGDITRGVDGYYSTNFSKKVNRYLKGIGAHGPKHKFHSFRHNFRDALRRGRVDREIGKALGGWTGGNTDAFDIYGNGFEVGELSNEIGLVDYPQVDWSKI
- a CDS encoding helix-turn-helix domain-containing protein; translation: MTLKDYLTQNNLSLKVFGDRCGLSAPTVLRARDGINIPSRRTLQAIVNATGGTVSIQDLITVEADE
- a CDS encoding helix-turn-helix domain-containing protein, producing MATSHRDSLEHLFDRIRLARERSGMTKEDASAALGVSKVQIWRLENKSNTVSAERLFEIADLYGVDPRKLLHGEKAAEAPHKLYARIGEVVAMVEEEAQRLDVKPPPHLVGEAVVEILRQETRQQTTPDITPLDAMKYQGLVSLLFKQISDL